The region CAAAAAAGCAAACATTGTTGCCATATTCGGATTAATCATTCCGGAACCTTTCGCAGAACCCCCGATGGTTACAGTCCGACCATCTATTTGCAACTGTACCGAAGCGGACTTGGTAAATGTGTCTGTCGTCAATATTGCCTGATTAAAATTTTCATCGATGGATTCTTCCATCGTAATTTGTTCAATTCCATTTTTAAGCTTATCCATTGGAAGTTGTTCACCAATAACACCGGTTGAATTCACTGCAACATCATGGTCTTTCAACCCCACTTTTTCAGCAAACCAATGGCGCATTTGATATGCATTGTGAAGTCCTTGTTCACCAGTACATGCATTGGCTATCGCAGAATTCACAATTAATCCCTGCAGCAATTGCTCGGTGGCTATGCTTTCTTTTGTGACTTTAAGCGGTGCGGCCTGAAATAGATTAGTAGTATATACAGCTGCTGCATTTGCGGGAGCTTCTGAATACAACCAGGCCAAATCCTTCCGTTTACGACGCATGCCGCAGTGCAACCCACCGGCATGGAACCCTTTTGGTGCTGTAACTCCCTCTTCCATGACGCTCAAATTATTAATAGGCTGTTTGGTTTCTACCACCATGAATCACTCCCTCCTTATGGATAAACAGGTACCACATCAAGACCTGTTTGTTCATTCCATCCGTTAATAAGATTCATATTTTGAATCGCTTGTGTTGCTGCACCCTTGCCTAGGTTGTCGATAACGGAAATAACAGACAATACATTTGTACGCTGGTCAACTGAAGTACCAATATCACAAAAATTTGTTCCATAGACATCTTTAGTTGCGGGTAAACTTTTTTCAGGACGCACCCTTACAAAAAAATCATCCTGATAAAAATTTTCGTACAGTTGATTGACTGCCACATTTTTGATCGTCTCATTCAACTGTATGTATATCGTACATAAAATCCCTCTAGTCATCGGAACAAGGTGCGGATTAAAAATAACCGCTGACTCTTTGCCAGATATATCCGCAGCAATCTGTTCCATTTCGGGTGCATGCCGGTGACTTCCAGGCTTATATGCTTTCGTATTCTCATTAATCTCCGAAAACATCATCCCCTTTGCTGGCTTCCTTCCAGCTCCGGAAACGCCTGTTTTTCCGTCAACAATAACCGGTGTGGAATAATTCACCAAATTTGATTTCAACAATGGAGCCATCCCAAGTAATGCTGCCGTTGGATAACAGCCAGGGTTTGAAATAAAATTACCCTTACTAATTTCATCCCGATATAATTCAGGAAGCCCATAAATTGCCATGTCGAGATATTCTTGCGGGGCTGGTGCATCTTTATACCATTCTTCGTATAAACTTCCGCGCTTCAATCGAAAATCTCCTGATAAATCAATACATTGAATTCCTTTTTCTACAAAACCGGGGGCATGATCCTTGGCTACACCGGCTGGAGTTGCAAAAAATAAAATATCAACCCGTGAACTTATTTCATTTTCATTAAATCCATTCAGTGGCAGCTCCATAATATTGTGCAACTGTGGAAATTGATCCGTGAGCTGTTCGCCCTGTGTCGAACTGGAAACCAGCAACTCAAGTGAAACCTTTGGATGGTTATGCAAGTTGCGGATTAATTCTACACCGCCATAACCGCTTGCACCGATAATTCCTACCTTCATGAATATCTCCCCCGTAAAATGATTTGAGAATAATTATACATATTATTGCATAATTATTCAACAATAAATTTAAATAATTTTATAAGATATTACATGCAAACTAAAAAGGACATAGACTCGGATCGTATTCCGAATCTATGTCCTTAGGAAGATCAATTATAGTATTTGATTAACACTTCATTACATAGTGAGCGAGACAGTTTTTATGGAAATTTTCTACCAATAACCTTGCTATTTTTTGCGATAATCATCCAAAAAATCTTTTTGAAAGCTTGTTCTTGGCTGTTGATCGTCTTTTTCATCGTTTTTTAATTGTTTGAAGGTACTTTTCCCGTATTTTTGGGTCAGCTTTTCGATGGTGTCGTACAATTTTTCTTTATCCGCTTCTTTTTCATACGTAAACAAATCCAATTGCTTAGCAATATACTGCTTTTCTTCCACGTCTTGAACAGTAATTCCCAGCAGGCGGATCGGCTCCAGATTCCAGTGCTTATGCAGTAATTCATTAGCAAAATACAGAATGTCGTCCTTGTTTTCAATATAGGTCTGCAGCTTTTTGCTCCGGGTAATGGTTTTCCGGTCATAGTAGCGGATGGTAATCTGAATACTTCTTCCTGCAGCCTGTTTCCGTTTCATGCGCCGCTCCACATTATCAGCAAGCTTGCCCATCAACTGCCGAATCTCGGTATCATCTGTTGTATCAGCCGGCAATGTTTGTGAGCTGCCAATACTTTTGAATTCATGTACAGCTTCCGGATCCACTGCCCTTGTATCAATACCGTTGGCTCTGTTCTGCAAACGTTCACCGTTTATTCCGAGCACCTGTTTTAGTTGATATAGTTTCCCCTTTGCCAGATCTCCAATGGTATTGATATTAACTGCTTGCAATTTTTCGGCAGTTTTTTCACCTACTCCATACATTTCTGCAATTGGCAACGGCCAAAGTTTGTACGGCAGGTCACGTTTGCGTAATACAGTAATTCCCATTGGCTTCTTCATGTCAGAAGCCATCTTCGCCAAAAACTTATTCGGAGCGATGCCAATACTGCTTGGCAAATCCAATTCACGATTAATCCTGGACTGCAGATTATCAGCAATCTCCAGCGGGGTTCCAAATTCCGTACTATCCGTAACATCCATATACCCTTCATCAATGGAAACCGGCTGAACGAGAGGAGTGATTTCAGCCATCATCTTGAAGATTTCCCGTGAAGCAGTCCGGTACCGATCGAAATTCGGACGAAGCACACGCAGTTCCGGACACAACCTTCTTGCCTGCCATAACGGCATCGTTGTTTTGACACCTTTGGCCCGCGCTTCGTAGCTGCTCGTTACAACAATTCCCTTTCGCTCTTCGGGATTGCCGGCAATAGCTAAAGGTATCCCCTTCAATTTTGGATTATAGGCCATTTCCACGGAAGCATAAAACGAATTCATATCGACATGAAAAATAACCTTGCCTTTTTTAGGCTGCATGACTAACACCCTCTGCGAACATCCGTTTGTATTACCAATTATAACATAAGAAAATTATAACCGTGAAATACTTTTTAGAAAACCTTCCCTTATGGGAAATCCAAAACTTCCCCTTATAATGGTATCATTTAAAAGCCAGTCCTTACCCGACTGTATAAAGAGTTAACTCCTGATCCAAAACGGGTTTTATTGGCAGTCACCGAGCTTCCAAAGTTTATCGACTATGGCAGCCGGTCTGATCCGATTTTATCTCCGGATCTCTTTCCGATATGCATAAGAAAAGAGCAAGGAAATAAAGATGGCACCACCAATAATATTGCCAATACTTGCCGGGATGAGATTAAATAATAAATATTCATACCATTCATAGTTGTCGGATGCAAATAGACCAAGGCTAAAATAGCCCATATTTGCCGCGCTGTGCTGAAAGTTACCTGCCACAAAAAGGGTAACAGGCAACGCTGTGCCCATAATTTTGCCGATCATATCTCTGGCCGAGGTTGTTAAAAAAGCAGCCATGCCAATAAGCCAATTGGCGACGATCCCCGACAAAACGACCTGAATCCAGCCAATCCAACCATGCTCAGCAAATTGCATTTTATGACCAAGAAGGGTTTCAAGTCCTTTCGTGAATTCAGGTGTCATGGAGCCTGAACCAATTATTAACAGGGCAACAAACAACGCGCCTGCAATGTTGCCAATATAGGTTGCAACCCAGAATTTAAGGTATTTAT is a window of Virgibacillus ihumii DNA encoding:
- the argC gene encoding N-acetyl-gamma-glutamyl-phosphate reductase, with amino-acid sequence MKVGIIGASGYGGVELIRNLHNHPKVSLELLVSSSTQGEQLTDQFPQLHNIMELPLNGFNENEISSRVDILFFATPAGVAKDHAPGFVEKGIQCIDLSGDFRLKRGSLYEEWYKDAPAPQEYLDMAIYGLPELYRDEISKGNFISNPGCYPTAALLGMAPLLKSNLVNYSTPVIVDGKTGVSGAGRKPAKGMMFSEINENTKAYKPGSHRHAPEMEQIAADISGKESAVIFNPHLVPMTRGILCTIYIQLNETIKNVAVNQLYENFYQDDFFVRVRPEKSLPATKDVYGTNFCDIGTSVDQRTNVLSVISVIDNLGKGAATQAIQNMNLINGWNEQTGLDVVPVYP
- a CDS encoding DNA polymerase IV yields the protein MQPKKGKVIFHVDMNSFYASVEMAYNPKLKGIPLAIAGNPEERKGIVVTSSYEARAKGVKTTMPLWQARRLCPELRVLRPNFDRYRTASREIFKMMAEITPLVQPVSIDEGYMDVTDSTEFGTPLEIADNLQSRINRELDLPSSIGIAPNKFLAKMASDMKKPMGITVLRKRDLPYKLWPLPIAEMYGVGEKTAEKLQAVNINTIGDLAKGKLYQLKQVLGINGERLQNRANGIDTRAVDPEAVHEFKSIGSSQTLPADTTDDTEIRQLMGKLADNVERRMKRKQAAGRSIQITIRYYDRKTITRSKKLQTYIENKDDILYFANELLHKHWNLEPIRLLGITVQDVEEKQYIAKQLDLFTYEKEADKEKLYDTIEKLTQKYGKSTFKQLKNDEKDDQQPRTSFQKDFLDDYRKK
- a CDS encoding formate/nitrite transporter family protein — encoded protein: MGDKDNQELSHQANSTPKEVERQFFLPSQVMRTFGEKGKEHLNKNMPSQFILSLAAGSFMTFGAVFSVLLSLGVDAKGLAYLLQGLGFATGYLMVFISGSVLFTEVNVLLPTYYLQKSYWKKHKYLKFWVATYIGNIAGALFVALLIIGSGSMTPEFTKGLETLLGHKMQFAEHGWIGWIQVVLSGIVANWLIGMAAFLTTSARDMIGKIMGTALPVTLFVAGNFQHSAANMGYFSLGLFASDNYEWYEYLLFNLIPASIGNIIGGAIFISLLFSYAYRKEIRR